One Gelria sp. Kuro-4 DNA segment encodes these proteins:
- a CDS encoding hydantoinase/oxoprolinase family protein, which yields MNYRLGIDVGGTNTDAVIIDEKLNLVAKVKTPTTEDVTTGIYTALRMVLEQSGVSKDDISYAMLGTTHCTNAIVERKRLCRVGIIRIGKPATMAIAPMADWPSDLVQVVGAEYFIVSGGHEFDGREIAALNEEELRSAARALKGKVDAAAVTSVFSPISSKHEMRAAEILREELGALPISLSHEIASIGLLERENATILNAALAQVAKTTAVGFRTSLEREGVKNARIYLCQNDGTLMSLDYALRYPILTVACGPTNSIRGASFVSGRHNSIVLDVGGTTSDVGVLVNGFPRESSAAVEIGGVRTNFRMPDLISIGLGGGTIIREVNGEIKVGPDSVGYRLTEEALVFGGNTLTATDIAVRLGLAEVGDPAKVSHIERDFAQAVLNKISAMVNEAIDKMKLSPDPVPLIVVGGGSIIITNEVEGVSEIVHPENYEVANALGAAIAQVSGQVERVYSLSEIGREEALRRAKAIAFEEAVKAGAEPSTVQIVEVEDVPLAYLPGNATRIRVKAAGDLKNAKN from the coding sequence ATGAACTACCGGTTGGGTATAGACGTGGGCGGCACGAACACTGATGCCGTGATCATTGATGAAAAACTTAACCTGGTGGCAAAGGTTAAGACCCCTACTACAGAAGACGTGACTACAGGTATATACACGGCGTTACGTATGGTACTGGAGCAATCAGGAGTAAGCAAAGACGATATTTCCTATGCTATGTTGGGGACAACTCACTGTACTAATGCCATCGTCGAACGCAAGCGCCTCTGCCGGGTGGGGATTATCCGAATTGGCAAGCCTGCAACAATGGCGATTGCACCAATGGCGGATTGGCCATCAGACCTGGTGCAGGTAGTGGGCGCAGAGTATTTCATAGTGAGCGGGGGGCACGAATTCGACGGCAGAGAAATCGCCGCCTTAAACGAGGAAGAATTGAGGTCGGCGGCTCGGGCACTGAAGGGAAAGGTGGACGCAGCGGCCGTAACGTCGGTTTTTTCACCGATCTCATCGAAGCACGAAATGCGGGCTGCTGAAATTTTGCGGGAAGAGTTGGGGGCACTACCTATTTCCCTTTCTCATGAAATCGCCTCTATTGGTCTCCTGGAACGGGAAAACGCGACTATCCTGAATGCGGCGCTGGCACAGGTGGCCAAAACCACGGCCGTTGGCTTTAGAACAAGCCTGGAGCGGGAGGGGGTTAAGAACGCCCGTATTTACCTTTGCCAGAACGACGGCACGCTGATGTCCCTCGACTATGCCCTCAGGTACCCTATCCTGACAGTCGCCTGCGGACCAACCAACAGCATCCGTGGGGCATCTTTCGTGAGCGGCCGGCACAATTCCATTGTGTTGGACGTGGGGGGAACCACCAGTGACGTCGGGGTCCTGGTTAATGGCTTTCCCCGCGAGTCATCGGCGGCGGTGGAAATCGGAGGAGTTCGTACTAATTTCCGGATGCCCGATCTCATTTCGATCGGCTTGGGGGGTGGAACGATTATCCGGGAGGTGAACGGCGAGATTAAAGTAGGTCCCGATAGCGTAGGTTACCGGTTAACCGAGGAAGCGCTAGTATTCGGTGGAAACACTTTGACCGCCACGGATATTGCCGTTCGCTTAGGCTTAGCCGAGGTGGGCGACCCGGCCAAGGTAAGTCATATCGAAAGAGATTTTGCCCAGGCAGTTCTGAATAAGATATCGGCGATGGTCAACGAGGCAATCGACAAAATGAAGCTTTCCCCTGACCCAGTACCGCTGATCGTTGTCGGAGGAGGAAGTATCATAATAACCAATGAGGTAGAAGGGGTCTCGGAAATCGTTCACCCTGAAAACTATGAGGTGGCCAACGCCCTCGGTGCTGCCATCGCGCAGGTAAGTGGTCAGGTTGAACGAGTATACTCCCTAAGCGAGATCGGACGCGAGGAAGCCCTCAGGCGGGCGAAAGCAATAGCCTTTGAAGAAGCGGTCAAGGCCGGCGCCGAGCCATCCACGGTCCAGATTGTTGAAGTGGAGGATGTGCCGCTGGCTTACCTGCCCGGTAATGCCACGCGGATCAGGGTAAAAGCAGCCGGCGACCTGAAGAACGCAAAGAATTGA
- a CDS encoding glutamate synthase-related protein produces the protein MRMIPPEFMVKIDEKCSKCKRCVSECSFGALKFDKDRVVADHEKCAACHRCVSLCPAAAITVVKFPLALKENSLWGQDILRNLWKQSESGAKILTGAGNDKPYPIFWDRMLLDACQVTNPSIDPLREPMELRTYIGKKPDRLEFWQDKKGEMKLTTVMEPQIRLETPIIFAGMSYGAVSLNVQLILARAARELGTIMNTGEGGLPRELLPYKDSIVVQCASGRFGVNLSYLNSCAAVEIKIGQGAKPGIGGHLPGEKVTEDISRTRMIPAGTDAISPAPHHDIYSIEDLRQLIYALKEATRYKKPIGVKIAAVHNVAAIASGVVRAGADILTIDGFRGGTGAAPQAIRDHVGIPIELALARVDEQLRKEGIRHMASVIASGGIRQSVDVVKAIALGADAVAIGTSALIAMGCHLCQKCHTGLCAWGIATQKPELVKRLDVEEGTKRLTNMIKAWNLEIKEILGALGVNSIESLRGNRERLRGIDLDEVSLDILGIKPAGK, from the coding sequence ATGAGGATGATACCGCCGGAGTTTATGGTGAAAATAGACGAGAAGTGCAGCAAGTGCAAAAGATGTGTGAGCGAGTGCAGCTTCGGCGCCTTAAAGTTCGATAAAGACAGGGTTGTCGCCGATCACGAAAAGTGTGCGGCGTGCCACCGCTGTGTCAGCCTTTGCCCCGCTGCGGCCATCACCGTGGTAAAATTCCCTCTGGCACTTAAAGAGAACAGCCTGTGGGGTCAGGACATACTGAGGAACCTGTGGAAACAGTCGGAATCCGGCGCCAAGATACTGACCGGGGCGGGGAACGACAAGCCTTATCCGATCTTCTGGGACAGAATGCTGCTGGATGCCTGTCAGGTAACAAATCCTTCCATAGACCCTCTGCGGGAACCAATGGAGCTCCGGACTTATATAGGCAAAAAGCCGGATAGGCTGGAATTCTGGCAGGATAAGAAGGGCGAGATGAAGCTTACCACGGTGATGGAGCCTCAGATCAGGCTGGAAACCCCTATCATATTTGCGGGTATGTCTTACGGCGCCGTAAGTCTGAACGTGCAGCTTATCCTGGCGCGAGCCGCCAGGGAACTGGGAACGATCATGAACACTGGAGAGGGCGGCCTTCCGCGGGAGCTTCTCCCGTACAAGGACAGTATTGTGGTGCAGTGTGCCTCCGGGAGGTTTGGGGTGAATCTTTCCTACCTGAACTCCTGCGCTGCCGTGGAGATAAAGATAGGCCAGGGGGCCAAACCCGGCATAGGCGGGCACCTGCCCGGTGAGAAGGTCACCGAAGATATATCCAGGACCCGGATGATACCCGCCGGAACCGACGCCATATCGCCGGCGCCGCACCACGACATTTATTCCATCGAGGATTTAAGGCAGCTCATTTACGCCTTGAAGGAGGCTACCAGGTATAAAAAGCCCATCGGAGTGAAGATAGCGGCGGTGCACAATGTGGCGGCCATCGCCAGCGGGGTGGTCAGGGCCGGCGCGGATATACTGACAATCGACGGATTCAGGGGGGGAACGGGGGCGGCGCCCCAAGCGATAAGGGACCACGTGGGCATCCCCATCGAACTGGCTCTGGCCAGAGTGGATGAACAGCTCCGGAAGGAAGGTATAAGGCACATGGCTTCCGTCATCGCCAGCGGGGGCATAAGGCAAAGCGTCGATGTTGTGAAGGCCATAGCCCTGGGGGCCGATGCGGTAGCCATCGGGACTTCCGCCCTGATCGCCATGGGGTGTCACCTCTGCCAGAAGTGCCATACGGGCCTGTGCGCCTGGGGCATAGCCACCCAGAAACCGGAACTGGTGAAGCGCCTGGATGTGGAGGAAGGAACAAAAAGACTTACCAACATGATAAAGGCGTGGAACCTGGAAATTAAGGAAATCCTGGGAGCACTGGGAGTAAACTCCATCGAAAGCCTCCGGGGCAACAGGGAAAGGCTCCGGGGCATCGACTTGGATGAGGTTTCTCTGGATATTTTGGGCATAAAACCCGCAGGAAAGTAA
- a CDS encoding copper amine oxidase N-terminal domain-containing protein, whose translation MKVRRFIAATALVVLLSGETAWAAPLRLIVNGEDVTKAVSPELTKGTVLVPLRALAEAAGFSVRWDEKTNTVYLDAPSADSGMPRLVLLERAMFVQALAPRSPEEAALKWAEGVKTRNGALQYAVLAPEVQEATNIRPYMVTGVSSPWVEDYDVEALVQRGDGGSARFHVRYNMWTSSGFFGVEEEEILVRNYGGRDGWRVAEIRAVAPPEEKQAPPGQGPERQTVVPFLTVDKAQETAQDLGAYPVARAVWDLEAGRLLFPGRRLFEVRAKPAFGGFFFSWDGGERVALVPEKGSDLSFTEPPGSPAEILAGANAAAGLDLVLALSGRSEILIVRGQRGPETAAELEVRSAAGAKKVPLTPDWDRQVELFRPVAAEWAGAQVKAYFEFTRADSRGEPCYGLAEAIWSPEGVRWRVIADDLPIFEAGAGTRMAKLGDTVYIATQEAKVLAVDTRSGRVASCPAVDAALAVFARKYAARTEAATPPDLTAYKDTLIVSWRPPALEEECASGELRDKIVPVSCTLAVRDGEVRGEVDVARGRLTVLKDGRLTQALWLSCPAKALDWVFPGCN comes from the coding sequence GTGAAAGTCCGGCGCTTCATTGCCGCGACTGCTTTAGTGGTGCTTCTTTCTGGTGAGACGGCCTGGGCCGCCCCGCTGCGACTTATCGTCAATGGTGAGGACGTGACGAAAGCCGTTTCACCGGAGCTTACGAAGGGTACCGTTCTTGTGCCCCTCCGGGCTTTGGCCGAGGCCGCCGGTTTTTCTGTGAGGTGGGACGAAAAAACCAATACGGTGTATCTTGATGCGCCCTCGGCGGATTCCGGCATGCCGCGCTTGGTGCTCTTGGAGCGGGCGATGTTCGTCCAGGCTCTGGCGCCGCGTTCGCCCGAGGAAGCCGCTTTAAAGTGGGCCGAGGGGGTTAAGACGCGAAATGGAGCCCTGCAGTATGCGGTGCTGGCCCCCGAGGTTCAAGAGGCGACGAACATACGGCCCTATATGGTAACCGGTGTGTCCAGCCCATGGGTGGAAGACTACGATGTAGAGGCCCTGGTTCAAAGGGGTGACGGCGGAAGCGCCCGTTTCCACGTGCGCTACAATATGTGGACCTCCTCAGGCTTTTTCGGGGTAGAAGAAGAGGAAATCCTGGTCAGAAACTACGGCGGTCGGGACGGTTGGCGGGTGGCCGAGATTCGGGCGGTGGCGCCGCCCGAGGAGAAGCAGGCCCCGCCCGGTCAAGGGCCGGAGCGCCAAACTGTAGTTCCTTTCCTTACTGTAGACAAAGCCCAAGAGACCGCGCAGGACTTGGGCGCCTACCCGGTGGCCCGCGCCGTCTGGGACCTGGAGGCGGGGAGGCTGCTTTTCCCCGGGCGCCGCTTGTTCGAAGTAAGAGCGAAGCCCGCCTTCGGCGGTTTCTTCTTCAGCTGGGACGGCGGCGAACGGGTGGCCCTGGTTCCGGAAAAGGGTAGCGACCTATCCTTTACTGAACCTCCCGGGTCGCCGGCGGAGATCCTTGCCGGGGCGAACGCGGCAGCCGGTCTCGACCTCGTCCTGGCGCTGAGCGGGCGCAGCGAGATCCTGATTGTGCGCGGGCAGCGGGGGCCGGAGACTGCCGCAGAACTCGAGGTCCGGTCGGCGGCCGGCGCAAAGAAGGTGCCGCTTACGCCGGACTGGGATCGGCAGGTGGAACTCTTCCGGCCGGTGGCGGCGGAATGGGCCGGCGCGCAGGTAAAGGCGTATTTTGAGTTCACGCGTGCCGACTCCCGGGGCGAGCCGTGTTACGGGCTGGCGGAGGCGATCTGGTCGCCGGAGGGTGTGAGGTGGCGCGTGATTGCGGACGACCTGCCCATTTTCGAGGCGGGTGCCGGTACGCGCATGGCTAAGCTTGGCGACACCGTCTACATCGCCACGCAGGAGGCCAAGGTGCTGGCGGTGGATACAAGAAGCGGCCGGGTTGCCTCCTGCCCGGCCGTTGACGCGGCCCTGGCTGTGTTCGCCAGAAAGTACGCCGCCCGCACGGAAGCCGCGACCCCGCCCGACCTCACTGCCTACAAGGACACCCTCATCGTTTCCTGGCGGCCGCCGGCCCTGGAGGAAGAGTGCGCGAGCGGCGAACTGCGTGATAAGATCGTGCCGGTGAGCTGCACCCTGGCCGTGAGAGACGGTGAGGTCCGGGGCGAGGTCGATGTGGCCCGGGGTCGCCTCACGGTGCTGAAGGACGGCCGCCTTACCCAGGCCTTGTGGCTGTCGTGCCCGGCCAAAGCCTTGGACTGGGTTTTTCCTGGCTGCAACTAG
- a CDS encoding DUF917 domain-containing protein gives MERIDAQAVEHIALGAALLGTGGGGDPHVGKLMALQAIKAYGPVTVIKPEEVPDDAVVVPTAMMGAPTVLLEKIPNGEEIFRAFNGLRNYLGKEIFATLPIEAGGINSMIPIAIAARLGIPLVDCDGMGRAFPELQMVTFHLYNVSATPMTLTDEKGNLIIMETINNHWAESIARNAVVTMGGSAMLSIYPMTGKVLKEAAIINIVSYSARIGRAVQEARRVGENPTAALLRVTGGFKLFKGKVVDVLRRTEGGFARGEARIEGIEEYRGESLEVKFQNENLVALKGDKVIASVPDLICIVNLETAIPITTEGLKYGHRILVLGIPCDPKWRTPKGIETVGPRYFGYDLDYVPVEELVKGGEAQ, from the coding sequence ATGGAAAGAATCGACGCACAGGCGGTTGAACACATTGCGCTGGGTGCAGCTCTCCTGGGTACCGGTGGGGGTGGAGATCCGCATGTCGGGAAACTCATGGCCTTACAGGCCATTAAAGCATACGGTCCGGTTACCGTGATAAAACCGGAAGAAGTACCGGATGACGCCGTGGTGGTACCAACGGCCATGATGGGAGCGCCGACGGTGTTACTGGAGAAAATACCAAACGGCGAGGAAATCTTCAGGGCTTTTAACGGACTGAGAAACTACTTGGGGAAGGAGATCTTTGCCACTCTCCCCATCGAGGCGGGAGGGATCAATTCGATGATCCCCATCGCCATCGCCGCTCGTCTTGGGATTCCTCTGGTGGACTGCGATGGCATGGGGCGTGCTTTCCCCGAGCTTCAAATGGTTACTTTTCATCTCTACAACGTCTCGGCTACTCCCATGACCCTTACTGATGAAAAAGGCAACCTCATCATTATGGAAACCATAAACAATCACTGGGCCGAGAGTATCGCCAGGAACGCCGTTGTAACCATGGGAGGATCCGCAATGTTAAGCATTTACCCGATGACCGGTAAAGTGCTTAAAGAGGCGGCAATAATAAATATTGTGTCCTATTCGGCAAGAATCGGGCGGGCCGTTCAGGAAGCCCGGCGAGTGGGGGAAAACCCGACTGCAGCTTTGTTGAGAGTAACGGGTGGTTTCAAATTGTTTAAGGGGAAAGTAGTAGACGTTTTAAGACGGACAGAAGGCGGGTTCGCCCGCGGTGAAGCCAGGATTGAAGGGATAGAAGAATACAGAGGCGAGTCGTTGGAGGTCAAATTCCAGAACGAAAACCTGGTAGCCCTTAAAGGAGACAAAGTTATAGCCTCAGTGCCTGATCTAATCTGCATAGTTAACTTAGAGACCGCCATCCCTATCACCACCGAAGGACTAAAGTATGGCCACCGTATTCTGGTGTTGGGCATCCCCTGCGATCCCAAATGGCGCACGCCCAAAGGCATTGAGACGGTGGGACCGCGTTATTTCGGTTACGATTTGGACTATGTTCCAGTCGAAGAGTTGGTAAAAGGCGGTGAAGCACAATGA
- a CDS encoding DUF4162 domain-containing protein, whose amino-acid sequence MEKAIDELKADAGRIQVVWEGEPPEDPRTWPEIAACERRGRVWSLTVTENAARVVDKIKAARATFFEELPLSLEDWFIASVGRDVQHEKNS is encoded by the coding sequence GTGGAAAAAGCGATTGACGAGCTGAAAGCAGATGCCGGGCGCATCCAGGTGGTTTGGGAAGGAGAGCCGCCGGAGGATCCGAGAACCTGGCCGGAAATAGCGGCCTGTGAACGCCGTGGCCGCGTGTGGTCCTTGACCGTAACTGAAAATGCCGCCCGGGTTGTAGATAAGATCAAAGCGGCCAGAGCAACTTTCTTCGAGGAGCTGCCGCTTTCGCTGGAAGACTGGTTTATAGCCTCAGTGGGGAGGGACGTGCAGCATGAAAAGAATAGTTAA
- a CDS encoding ABC transporter permease subunit: protein MKRIVNCHLLFREWIQNGYLMILTGLVLAFGLSWYTLLWLVKHGPVADLPYLPPEFTPATYWAHDLVVKLAYVNPEVFTAPGFNYAYNGYPGWGTFILLMVLGVTQMAGERYGRKLEHLLALPVTRGEVVLTKFSAGTLTLTLGTALGLIITGLPVLFLPTPPGLTFPVVAGTYLRWWSVFLTVYALAFLAGTVAGNWRSAVLCCAALEFAPFCLALAAVAVLMTLGVDPGRRYLWQIFHYGPLLTPVILVQEGFGWEGTALMLLTSAAVLAAAVWVFQAAPFEKNGEFFSFGNSRALLGTAFGTVAAVVLNWTVYRGVLGGKPNWLVALAVLIVAFAAAFQATRFVARKGVS, encoded by the coding sequence ATGAAAAGAATAGTTAACTGCCACCTCCTTTTCCGCGAGTGGATACAAAACGGTTATCTGATGATCCTCACGGGTTTGGTTCTGGCTTTCGGGCTCAGCTGGTACACTCTGCTTTGGTTGGTCAAGCACGGCCCGGTCGCCGACCTGCCCTACCTGCCGCCGGAATTCACCCCGGCTACTTACTGGGCACACGACTTAGTAGTTAAGTTGGCCTACGTGAACCCGGAAGTGTTCACTGCTCCGGGCTTCAACTATGCCTACAACGGCTATCCCGGCTGGGGAACCTTTATCCTGCTTATGGTTTTAGGCGTAACGCAGATGGCCGGCGAACGCTACGGGCGAAAGCTGGAGCATCTGCTGGCTCTGCCGGTGACGAGGGGTGAGGTTGTGCTGACAAAGTTTTCCGCCGGCACCCTTACGCTCACCTTGGGAACGGCCTTGGGCCTGATAATAACGGGCCTCCCGGTCCTCTTTCTGCCTACGCCGCCCGGCCTCACTTTCCCGGTTGTGGCCGGGACATACCTGAGGTGGTGGTCGGTCTTCCTCACCGTTTACGCCCTCGCCTTTCTCGCGGGAACCGTGGCCGGCAACTGGCGCTCGGCCGTACTCTGCTGCGCGGCTCTAGAGTTTGCCCCCTTCTGCCTGGCCCTGGCGGCCGTTGCGGTGCTCATGACCTTGGGCGTTGACCCCGGCAGGCGGTATTTATGGCAAATCTTCCACTACGGCCCGCTCTTAACGCCGGTGATACTCGTCCAGGAAGGCTTCGGGTGGGAAGGTACAGCTCTTATGCTGCTCACTTCCGCGGCCGTCCTGGCTGCGGCTGTGTGGGTTTTCCAGGCGGCGCCGTTTGAGAAGAACGGAGAGTTCTTTTCTTTCGGCAACAGCCGGGCCCTTCTGGGAACTGCTTTTGGCACGGTTGCGGCCGTCGTGCTTAATTGGACCGTTTACCGAGGGGTCTTGGGGGGAAAGCCGAATTGGTTGGTAGCTCTAGCCGTACTCATTGTGGCCTTTGCCGCCGCATTTCAGGCAACGCGTTTTGTGGCGCGCAAAGGAGTTAGCTAA
- a CDS encoding aspartate/glutamate racemase family protein, with protein MRIKVIVPITSAVFNEEVRREFGAYAGAGVEFDVENLDYGPASIESEFDEALAVPDILNKVQKAAQNGFDGVIIDCFGDPGVKPARELVDIPVYGGFEPSILLAAGLGQHLGIVTVLPNVVPMLEDLASKLGIAGRLVSIRCVDIPVLELGNRDKLENALYQQGLEAIRKDGVHVLILGCTGMMGMAMNLHKRLKETGYDIPVIDPVFAAMKMLESCIAMGVKHSRLTYMTPPDKPRKWWE; from the coding sequence ATGCGGATTAAGGTAATTGTGCCCATAACTTCCGCTGTTTTCAACGAAGAAGTACGGCGGGAATTCGGCGCTTACGCGGGTGCGGGGGTAGAGTTTGATGTGGAAAATCTTGACTACGGGCCGGCCTCAATCGAAAGTGAATTCGATGAGGCATTGGCGGTACCTGATATCTTAAATAAGGTACAAAAGGCTGCGCAAAATGGATTTGACGGGGTGATAATCGATTGCTTCGGTGACCCCGGGGTAAAACCTGCGCGGGAACTAGTTGACATACCGGTATATGGCGGGTTTGAACCCTCAATACTCTTGGCCGCTGGGTTAGGGCAGCACTTGGGCATAGTCACTGTTTTACCTAACGTGGTCCCCATGCTGGAAGACTTGGCTTCCAAACTTGGTATCGCAGGCAGGCTTGTTTCTATCCGCTGTGTTGACATTCCGGTTTTAGAACTAGGTAACCGGGATAAATTGGAAAATGCTCTTTACCAGCAGGGCCTTGAGGCAATTAGAAAAGACGGGGTTCATGTGCTTATATTGGGATGTACCGGCATGATGGGGATGGCTATGAATCTCCATAAAAGATTGAAGGAAACAGGTTACGACATCCCGGTTATCGACCCTGTCTTCGCAGCCATGAAAATGCTAGAGAGCTGCATTGCGATGGGAGTTAAACACAGCCGGCTTACTTACATGACTCCGCCGGATAAGCCCCGCAAGTGGTGGGAGTAA
- a CDS encoding glutamine amidotransferase family protein, producing MYKKPEAKDISGCAIVGIINEKGKCIRGDVITNAIAVMHERSNGLGGGFAAYGIYPEFKDYYAFHVSYDDEGTKASVENFLQEKMVLVKSEAIPVRKKMHLPNIPILWRYFLEVPKSKLLSGVSEEDYVVSVVMRINTQFGGAFVFSSGKNMGVFKGMGYPEDVSRFYRLEEYEGYLWTAHGRFPTNTPGWWGGAHPFGLLDWAVVHNGEISSYGTNKRYLEMFGYQCTLMTDTEVIVYMLDLLLRKHNLPQEIALTALAPPFWREIDEMDKNKMEAMTALRMVYGSALLNGPFSIIISNANSMVGLTDRIMLRPMVAARKQDTVYMSSEEAAIREICPDPDDVWSPQGGEPVYARLEERP from the coding sequence GTGTACAAGAAACCGGAGGCAAAAGACATTTCGGGCTGTGCCATTGTCGGCATAATCAATGAAAAAGGCAAATGCATCCGGGGTGACGTCATAACGAACGCCATTGCGGTGATGCACGAAAGATCCAACGGCCTCGGCGGAGGATTTGCCGCCTATGGCATATATCCGGAATTCAAGGATTATTACGCGTTTCACGTAAGCTATGACGATGAGGGAACAAAAGCATCCGTGGAAAACTTTTTGCAGGAAAAGATGGTGCTGGTCAAAAGCGAGGCCATCCCCGTAAGAAAAAAGATGCACCTGCCGAATATTCCGATACTCTGGAGATATTTCCTGGAGGTGCCCAAGAGCAAGCTTTTGTCGGGAGTGTCGGAGGAAGATTATGTGGTTTCAGTGGTGATGAGAATAAACACCCAGTTTGGCGGCGCTTTTGTGTTCTCCAGCGGCAAGAACATGGGAGTGTTCAAGGGAATGGGGTATCCGGAGGATGTGAGCCGCTTTTACAGGCTGGAAGAGTATGAAGGGTATCTCTGGACGGCTCACGGTCGTTTTCCCACCAATACCCCCGGCTGGTGGGGAGGGGCACATCCCTTTGGACTCTTGGACTGGGCGGTGGTCCACAACGGCGAGATTTCTTCATACGGCACCAATAAAAGGTATCTGGAGATGTTCGGTTATCAATGCACGCTCATGACCGATACGGAAGTAATAGTTTACATGCTGGACCTGCTCTTAAGAAAGCACAATCTGCCGCAGGAAATAGCTCTCACGGCTCTGGCTCCGCCTTTCTGGCGCGAAATAGACGAGATGGATAAAAACAAGATGGAGGCCATGACCGCCCTGAGAATGGTATACGGCAGCGCCCTTTTGAACGGACCTTTCAGCATAATCATTTCCAACGCCAATTCAATGGTTGGCCTTACGGACAGGATTATGCTAAGGCCGATGGTGGCGGCCAGGAAGCAGGATACCGTTTATATGTCTTCAGAGGAGGCCGCTATCAGGGAGATTTGCCCGGACCCCGACGATGTGTGGAGTCCCCAGGGCGGAGAGCCGGTTTACGCCAGATTGGAGGAGAGACCATGA
- a CDS encoding cytosine permease → MDSRQKGDAFEKYALEAVPQDSRQPWYSIALIWIGVMICVPALMMGGALITGLTLPNAFLAGVIGYTIVVLYMSFQGMQAADLGRPTVITAGSAFGITGSRVLISFVLGIACLGWFGVQANVCGAAFSSIMKSWTGVSIPVWLSSLVWGVIMLATAMLGFNALKYLNYVAVPSLIILSIYGTYVAISKYGLQVLSTYQPPTPFSLLQGIALAVGTFAVGGVIAGDYSRYAKGRKDAILSSVIGVWPAGVAMLFMGAVMAVVAGSYDITIVLTEMGIPAVGLIILILATWTTNTVNAYSGGLAITNMFKLSDDKRALATAVAGGLGTVLAVAGILNYFLNYLMVLTSGIPPVAGVMIADYWVLGKGDPSRWSAYPGVNRPGVLSWLLGVVAANAFKAGIAPVTGIAVSMLSYLIITALKAKNISPAVEKGV, encoded by the coding sequence TTGGACAGTAGGCAGAAAGGTGACGCGTTTGAAAAATATGCCCTGGAGGCGGTTCCTCAAGACAGCAGACAACCCTGGTACAGCATTGCTCTCATTTGGATCGGGGTAATGATCTGCGTACCTGCTCTAATGATGGGAGGCGCCTTAATAACGGGTTTAACTTTACCTAATGCATTTCTTGCCGGGGTTATCGGCTATACCATCGTAGTGTTGTATATGAGCTTTCAAGGAATGCAGGCGGCAGATCTGGGAAGGCCTACAGTTATTACTGCCGGTTCCGCTTTTGGAATCACCGGTTCGCGGGTTCTTATATCCTTCGTTCTCGGTATTGCCTGTTTAGGGTGGTTTGGCGTACAGGCTAATGTTTGTGGAGCTGCATTCAGCAGCATCATGAAATCGTGGACAGGAGTAAGCATACCGGTATGGCTTTCTTCCCTGGTTTGGGGCGTGATTATGTTAGCGACGGCCATGCTTGGATTTAACGCGTTGAAATACTTGAATTACGTCGCTGTGCCCTCTCTGATTATTTTGTCTATCTACGGGACATATGTTGCCATTTCAAAGTACGGCCTCCAGGTGCTTTCGACGTACCAACCGCCCACACCTTTTTCGCTATTACAAGGAATCGCCCTGGCAGTTGGAACATTTGCGGTGGGAGGCGTCATAGCCGGAGACTATTCTAGATACGCCAAAGGCAGAAAAGACGCTATTCTCTCTTCAGTGATCGGTGTGTGGCCGGCCGGGGTGGCGATGCTTTTCATGGGGGCCGTCATGGCAGTGGTGGCGGGTTCATACGACATCACTATAGTCTTGACGGAGATGGGGATCCCGGCAGTCGGATTGATTATCCTTATTCTGGCAACGTGGACGACAAATACAGTAAATGCTTACTCGGGCGGCCTGGCGATTACCAACATGTTTAAATTAAGCGATGACAAGAGAGCACTGGCTACCGCCGTTGCAGGTGGGTTAGGAACCGTGTTGGCGGTGGCGGGAATCCTTAATTATTTTCTTAACTACCTCATGGTCCTGACGTCCGGCATACCACCCGTAGCCGGGGTTATGATTGCCGACTACTGGGTTTTGGGTAAAGGTGATCCTTCCAGGTGGAGCGCCTATCCGGGCGTTAACCGGCCGGGTGTCCTATCTTGGTTGTTAGGTGTGGTTGCTGCTAATGCTTTCAAGGCAGGGATCGCACCGGTAACCGGGATAGCCGTTTCCATGCTAAGTTATCTGATTATTACCGCGTTGAAGGCGAAAAACATTTCTCCTGCCGTAGAAAAAGGTGTGTAA